The segment GTCGTTGACCAGTTCCACCGAGTAGCCGTCGAGTCCGTTGTCGGACAACAGCAGTGCCACCGGGGCGCTTGCCCGCGCCAACGCGTAGAAGGGAGCCTTGGGCACGCCGGCGGTATCGACGATGCCCCAGCCTGCGCCGGGCACAGTATCTCGTAGCGTCAGCACGAGGGCTCCGGCACACCCCGAGGATGCTCGACGCCAGTGGCCGAACGCTTCGGTGAACGCTTCGACGATCGCCGCCCTACCGTAATCGAGGTACAGTTCTGCGTCGTCGCGCCGAATCAGGTGGGGGTCGACGCCGAAGATCGTGCGTACGTAGTGATCTCGCACATCCTCGAAATCCCAGGACGAGCCGCGGTCACGTGGGATCGCGGCCTTCCAGTCCGGGTGGTGACCGGCGACGGCCGCGGACCCGAAGAATTTCTCCACCTGCGCCCGTTCCGGGGGGACTGCGAAGGCCAGACACTCTGCTGCGAAACGCACGCCGGCAGTGCGGATATCGGACAGTGGTCGGAGGTAGCCGCCCACCCCGAAGTAGTGCGCGATGCCGTCGCCCACATGCGTGTGCAACTCGCCCTGAGCACTGGACGGGCTCGATGTCACGTATGCGACTCCGGGTACACGATCGGCGAGGAATTCGGGAATAATGCTGTCCAGCATCACCATTCGTTGATCGTCGGCTGCAATCCCCAACATCGTGGGTTGCTGCTGAGTCTCACTTCCGCCACTGACGACAACCAGGGCCGGGTTGGCCGAGACGGCGTCTGCGAATGCGCCGAGCTCGCGGGTGACCGCTGCGGTGTACGTGTCATCGGTGGGCGGGTCGATGGTGCCGAACATGACGTCCTGCCACACCATGATGCCCAATTCTGCGCACAGGGACCAGAATTCGGGCTGCTCGTACACCAGGGTGCCGACGACGCGCACCATGTTCAGGCCCGCCGATCGGAACTGCTCGAGCGCCGCCCGCAGATCGGGCTCCGGCGACCACAACCGCACCGGGTCCAGCGGGGTCCACGTTCCTCCGCGGCAGAAGACGCTCTCGCCGTTGACCGTCAGTACTGCGCCGCCGGCCGTACGGTCCAGATCCACCGTACGAAACCCGACGACGCCCATGGAATGCAGGGTGCCGTCCACCTCGAGCGCGACGCGATACGTTCGCGGTCGGCCGTGTGTGTGGGGCCACCAGAGTTCGACGTCGGGCAGCGTCACCGCCGAGTCGATACGCTCGACGGTTCCGAGCTCGAAGGCCCTGTCGTCGATCATGATTCGAGCCACCCCCGGAGCATCCAGGTCGGCGCGCAGTGCGACGATGCCGTCCGTACCGGATACCGTCGTCGACAGGGCGACGCGACGAACCTCGGGGATCACCGTCATCGACACCGGGCGCCAAAGTCCGACGGGTACCGGAAGGGGCCCGTACACGGGTGCGCGTCCGAGCATGGTCGTCCGCTCGTGTCGCAGCCCTTGGGCAGCGATCAGCGACGATCGCCACCGACCGCGGGGGCGTCGAGACTTCAGATGTGCTGCCAGCGATTCGATGTGGACGGCGATGGTGACGGTGTCACCACAGTCCGACAGATCGAGAGTCTCGGGAACGAACATCGAGGTCACGGTCCTGCGATGAATACCATCGATCCAGATCTGAGCACGGGTCGCGATGCCACCGAATCTCGCTCGCACCCGGCGATGGCCGCCGGTGGAGACGTCGGCGACGAACCACCAGTCGTGGTCGTCCGGATTCACTGCGAGTGCGTGCCCCAGCGCGGTGGCAACCGTGCCCGGCACCACCGCGTCGATCCAGTCGAGCTCGTCCGGTAGGTCGCCGGGGGCGAGAACGGAACCGGCGTCGGTTCGGGCCAGCCGCCACCGAGCGCCGTCGAGCAGATCGATCACGTGCCCAATGCACCTGCAACGATGTCCATGGCCGCCGTCCAGTTCTTGCTCATCTCGATCAGCGGCTCGTCGAGCACCACATCCCGGCCACGTGCGGCGCGGGCCATCCGGAACTGAACGGCCTTGGCACCGGAGGCCGCGTCGAGGAAATACGGAGCGGCCGCGGCGGCACCCGTCACGCCTCTGCCTTCGAGGTAGTGCACGTAGTTGGCCGCGAGTTCTGCCGTTGCACCGAATTGGCGGAGCAGGCCGAACGACCACAGGTGGAATGCGTCGGGACCCGCGGTCTGCACGAGCGGGATGTCGGCGATGACGCGGCGGGCCAGTGCATCGACCGGATTGCCCGGAGCGCGGCGGGCCAGGTGTGCGCGAGCGACATCGAGATCACGATCCTCGAAACCGGCGTCGAGCACGGTGGAGTCCACTTTGATCTGCTCGACGTACGGCAGCAACACCTCGGCATGCGGTTCCGGAGCGAGATTGAAGATCCCGTCGAAATCGGCTCCGGTGAGCTCGAAGTAGCCGCGATTGTGGAAGTACCCCATCACCTTGCCCTCGCGATCGACGAGGTTCGGCACGATGGTGGTCTTGGTGTGCTGATTGCGGTAACTGGTCCCCGCGGTGTCGGGCAGCCAGAAGCCGTCGACCTCCACGGTGACGTGGATGCCGTCTTCCAGGCCTTCGACGACGTGCTCGAGTACAGGACGCCACACGTTCATCTCAGCGACGCCGATGCCGTACAGGGCGCGGAGGTCCTCGGGCGCGATCTTCACGAAGTCCCACTGTCGCCCGTCGCATCCCGCGCTCAGCACGAAGGCGAGCGCAGGAGTGGGATCGGCACCGAAGGAGTGCAGAACTTCGATCCACAGGTCGACGTAGCAATTGGTTTCGGTCCAGATGCGGTCGTGATTGTGTATCGGGTGTGGCCGGTAACTGATGGGGTCGAGTTCGAGGACTCGTAGGCTGGTCCCGAGCCTGTCCAGCACTGCATCGTTCGACATGAAGCCTCTCCTACCGGATCGAATGTCGGACGGTCCCCGAGCCGCATTTGTCCGTATTGCCTGTATCCAGGCCCCTAATCCTAACGAATCGGTTTGTTCTTCGCACTCGATCGGACGGTAGGATTGTTTTTGCCCGGGCAAACTATTTTCTGGGCCACCATCTCGACAACAACGACATCCGCCCCCGGTAACGGGGGCAATCACAGAGCGAGCAGTCGGTTCCGCGCCGGTAATGCTGGTGCGCAGCTTGTTCGTGATGGCACTTGCATAGAGGCTCTGAGCTGGGCACATGCCGAGTGTAGACAACACCTGACACATCCATGCCCAACTCGGGCACGCAATAGGAGGCACGAGCGCGATGCGCCGTTTCGCGTCCAGCGCAGCGCTGGTCATCGGCTGGGCTCTGCTCGCTGTCGTATTCGGAATGTTCCTCGTTCGCCAGGTTGGTGTGACGGAGATCACTTTTGTTGCGTTCGTCGTCGGGGCACCGTATCTCGGTGTCGCCTCGATCATCGCCGTGATCCTGTTCGCCGCAGCGCGCTCCCGCATCGGGTCGGCAGTCGCAGTACTGCTCACCGTCGCCGTCGTCGGCGTCCAGGTGCCGATGTTCCTCGCCGACGGCCCGGACAACACCGGCCCTGAACTGTCGGTCCTGACGATCAACGTCGCGCACGGCGACGCCGACGCCGAGTCCATCGTCGACGCGGTGCGCAGCAATGACGTCGACATTCTCGCGGTACAGGAACTGACCCCGGAGGAAGTGACCGATCTACAGGCCGCGGGTATCGAGGACCTATTGCCGTTCTCCTTCACCGCTGCACTCCCGGTGGCCGATGGCACCGGGCTGTGGAGCCGCACCCCGTTGACCGACGGCACCCGCCTCGACAACTTCGGATTCGTACCGGTCCAGGCGAAAACCACCGTCGACGGGCAGGATCTGACCGTCGTCTCGTTCCACGCGATGTCTCCTGCCACGCCGCGCCACACCACCGAGTGGGACGCCGACCTGGCCCGGATGCGGTCGATCATGGACACCTACCAGGGCACCGTGCTCGTCGCGGGCGATTTCAACGCCACCAACGACCATCGGCAGTTCCGCACGTTGGCGTCGTCCCCGTTCTCCGACGCGGCAGACGGGGCGGGCGCGGGACTGTTCCGCACGTTCCCGTCGGAGCGTCCGCTCGCGCGTTTGGACCATGTGGTGACGAGTGAGAACGTCCGCGCCCGGTCGGTCGAGCCCGTGGCGATCCCGGAGAGCGATCACCTGGCGGTTCTCGCGGAGTTGCAGCTGCCCTGACCTCGGGTGTCTAGAAGCGGGGCAACTCGATCACCGGTGGCGGGGGCAGCTGGATCTGCGGCAGCTGAATCTGCGGCAGGCCGGGTATCAGCGGCGGCGGGGCGGGCGCGGGCGCGGGTGCGACGGGCGGCACGTATTCCGGCTCGGAGTAGGTGCGGGCCGGGGCCTGAGCGGCCTCGGTGGTCGGCGGAACGGTGGTGGTCGGCGGCGCGGTGGTAGTCGGCGCGCTCGTCCTCGGCGTCGTGGGATCGGCGGTGGCAGGCGTACTCGTCTCCGCCGGGGCACTCGTCGGTTCCGTGGAACTGCCGCCGTACCCGAGGGACAACCCGAGCGCAGCGACAGCAACGAGGCCACCTGCGACGAGCACGGCACCGCGCACCTTGCGCTTGGAATCGGCGGGCTTGTCGGCAACGGGCTCGGGGCTCAACCAATCCGGAGCCCCGGTCAACGATGCGGGACCGGACGGAGACTGCCGAACGCCCGGCTGCGGGGTCGGTTGACGCGGTGCATCGGCCACCGGGGTCGCGAGCAGCGCTGCGCCGCGTGCGGCCACCGATTCCGGGTTCGCCGGGGTCACTACGGGGAGGCCGATCCACGCACTGAGAATCGATTCGACCAGCGGAATGCGTGCTCCGCCGCCGATGAGGAAGAGAGCGTCGACGTGCTTGGGTGAACGACCGATCACGTCACGCACCAACCGCGCCGAGTACTCGATGGGAACGGTCACCAGGGACTCGAACGCCTCGCGCGAGATCAGGATCACGCCGCCGTCACCGGGTAGGCACACCGCGCCGCTGGTCGACAGCTGCTCCTTGGCCACGCGGCACCGTGCGGTGAACTCGCTCAGTTCCTGATTGTCGGCAATGTCGACGCCCTGCTTGGCGAGCTGATTGTCCGAGATGAGGCGATCGAAATCGTCACCGCTGATGTCGATGGTGCGCTCGGCGAGCAGAACCTGCCCGGTACCGCGATCGATCACGCTGATCGTCAATCCGGAGCTGCCGAGATCGTAGAGAGCGATGGTGCCGAAGTGTCCCAGCTCTCCCGACGCCTCGAGGTACTGCAACGCTGCTCGCGCCTCGGGAACCAGTCGGTAGTTGTAGAGCCGCTGACTCGCCATCGCCTGCTGGATCTCGCCGAACTGCTGCTGGTCCCGGTACGCGACACCGGTTGCTTGCACCGGCCCACCGTCGCCCGGCTGCGAGAGCACGACGCCGATCGATTCGGCGGCCAGTTCCTCCGCGCGGTCCCAGTAGGCGTCGACGGTGTCGTGGTGGAAATCGAGGCGACCCGGATCCTGAGGGCGCGCGTCGGGACGAGCCATGCGCACTGCACTGGCCCCCACCGACACACCGAGAACTTCGGTCATTACCCGCCTTCGGTCGACTTCCCCGTGAACACACGCCGAGACTCATTGTCACGAACGAGTCTCGATCCCCCTGCCAATGGCTCACTGTAGCGCGTCCCGTGGTGCACAGTGCAGCACCCGACCACAGCACTACAGTTGCGGCCATGCGCGTTCTGTTCGTCTGCACCGGGAACATCTGCCGATCGCCCACAGCCGAGCGACTTGCGGCCGCATTCGCGCGTGAAGGTGGGTTCGAGCTGACCGCGAGCAGCGCCGGAACGCAGGGCTTGACCGGACACGCCATGGACCCGACGGCTGCGACGGTGCTGACGCAGCTCGGCGGTGACCCGGACGGTTTTGTTGCCCGACGCCTCACGCCCGCGATCGCTGCCGACGCCGACCTCGTTCTGACGATGACGGCGGCACATCGCGATGCCGTCCTGGCGCTTGCACCGCGGCAGATGCGTCGCACCTTCACGCTGCTCGAGGCGGCCGGTCTCGCCGCCGCGTCGGGCGCGCACTCCATCGCGACCCTGGCCGACGCACGGGCGGTGCACCGTGTCGACACACTCGACATCGGCGATCCGTATCGGCGCGATCACTCGGTGTACGAGCAGGCCGGGGAGTTGATCGCAGAGACGCTCCCCCACGTTCTGCGGTTGTCGACGCAGTGAACGTCCATCTCTCACCGAGCCGCTCGCTGAGGTAACGTTCTCGCATCATTGCCGACCATCCGGGTCCGGCCACGGCGTTAGGGTCTGTGCATGCGCGACAAGGTCATCGCGTCGGCAGCAGTGGCGAGCGCCGGACTGGCAGTCGCCGTGGGCTTGACCATCGGCGCTCTCGGTGGCGCGTTCGACGACACGAGCCAGACCGTTCGTCCGCCCGCTCTGAAGTCGGACAGCCTGAGTTCGGTCGAGTCGACGCCGGCCTCGACGATCGTCATCGTCCCGCCGTCGCCCACCTGGCAGGTCGCGGTACCCACCACCGCTCGCCCCACGACGACCACTCCGGATCGGCCCGAGACCACGACGCGAAGCCCGCGCCGAACCCCGTCCTCGGACCGGACGACCACCACCACCTCCGCGGACGATTCGGACGATTCGGACGATTCGGACGAAGAAAGCAGCACCACGGAAACCGAATCCGACTCCGGGCGCTAGGCACCGGCCGAGGGTCGTCAGCCGGGCTTCGTCAGCGCCGTGTTGTCACCGATTCGCAACGCGGCCACCAATTCTCGGTAGAGCGAGTCGGTGTTCATGAGCTCGGAGTGCGTGCCCCTGGCGCGGACCACTCCGTCCTTCATCACGAGGATCGTGTCGGCGTCGAGCACGGTGGACAACCTGTGCGCGATGGTCACCACAGCGGAGTCGATCGCGATCGATCGGATCACCTCGTGGATTGCCGCCTCGGTGCGGCCGTCGACCTGAGCGGTTGCCTCGTCGAGCAGGAGAATTTCCGGACGTCGAACGATGGCCCTGGCCAACGCAATTCGTTGACGCTGTCCACCGGAGACGGTCGATCCGATCAGGTCGGTGTCCAGTCCTTCGTCCAGCGCGCGGATCGCCGAGTCCAGATGCACCGACTCGAGCGCCGCCCAGATATCGGCTTCGCCGGCATCGGGATGGCTGAACAGTAGGTTCTCGCGGATCGAGCCGGGGAGCACCGGCGTCTCCTGCTCCACGTAGGACAACCGGGCTCGCACCTCGTCGATGGTCAGCTCGTCGTACGGAATTCCGCCGAGCCTGATTTCGCCGGCCTCGGGCGTCAGGAAGCGCAGGATCAAGGAGAA is part of the Rhodococcus sp. SBT000017 genome and harbors:
- a CDS encoding glycoside hydrolase family 2 protein; this encodes MIDLLDGARWRLARTDAGSVLAPGDLPDELDWIDAVVPGTVATALGHALAVNPDDHDWWFVADVSTGGHRRVRARFGGIATRAQIWIDGIHRRTVTSMFVPETLDLSDCGDTVTIAVHIESLAAHLKSRRPRGRWRSSLIAAQGLRHERTTMLGRAPVYGPLPVPVGLWRPVSMTVIPEVRRVALSTTVSGTDGIVALRADLDAPGVARIMIDDRAFELGTVERIDSAVTLPDVELWWPHTHGRPRTYRVALEVDGTLHSMGVVGFRTVDLDRTAGGAVLTVNGESVFCRGGTWTPLDPVRLWSPEPDLRAALEQFRSAGLNMVRVVGTLVYEQPEFWSLCAELGIMVWQDVMFGTIDPPTDDTYTAAVTRELGAFADAVSANPALVVVSGGSETQQQPTMLGIAADDQRMVMLDSIIPEFLADRVPGVAYVTSSPSSAQGELHTHVGDGIAHYFGVGGYLRPLSDIRTAGVRFAAECLAFAVPPERAQVEKFFGSAAVAGHHPDWKAAIPRDRGSSWDFEDVRDHYVRTIFGVDPHLIRRDDAELYLDYGRAAIVEAFTEAFGHWRRASSGCAGALVLTLRDTVPGAGWGIVDTAGVPKAPFYALARASAPVALLLSDNGLDGYSVELVNDGPALSGTIRLVLHASRGSHEFERTVNAPANGSIAVTVDSIVGTFTDVNHAYRFGSRTYSAVTAALLDDSGVEVTRTTALVGAQSRQNTVGLTAEVTERDSGTWELTVRSDWPAQYVCVDIDGFEVSDSWFHLAPNEPRTLTLVGRGASAPRGHVRALNSIERASVAPRP
- a CDS encoding DUF1839 family protein, with translation MSNDAVLDRLGTSLRVLELDPISYRPHPIHNHDRIWTETNCYVDLWIEVLHSFGADPTPALAFVLSAGCDGRQWDFVKIAPEDLRALYGIGVAEMNVWRPVLEHVVEGLEDGIHVTVEVDGFWLPDTAGTSYRNQHTKTTIVPNLVDREGKVMGYFHNRGYFELTGADFDGIFNLAPEPHAEVLLPYVEQIKVDSTVLDAGFEDRDLDVARAHLARRAPGNPVDALARRVIADIPLVQTAGPDAFHLWSFGLLRQFGATAELAANYVHYLEGRGVTGAAAAAPYFLDAASGAKAVQFRMARAARGRDVVLDEPLIEMSKNWTAAMDIVAGALGT
- a CDS encoding endonuclease/exonuclease/phosphatase family protein, which codes for MRRFASSAALVIGWALLAVVFGMFLVRQVGVTEITFVAFVVGAPYLGVASIIAVILFAAARSRIGSAVAVLLTVAVVGVQVPMFLADGPDNTGPELSVLTINVAHGDADAESIVDAVRSNDVDILAVQELTPEEVTDLQAAGIEDLLPFSFTAALPVADGTGLWSRTPLTDGTRLDNFGFVPVQAKTTVDGQDLTVVSFHAMSPATPRHTTEWDADLARMRSIMDTYQGTVLVAGDFNATNDHRQFRTLASSPFSDAADGAGAGLFRTFPSERPLARLDHVVTSENVRARSVEPVAIPESDHLAVLAELQLP
- a CDS encoding Hsp70 family protein; protein product: MTEVLGVSVGASAVRMARPDARPQDPGRLDFHHDTVDAYWDRAEELAAESIGVVLSQPGDGGPVQATGVAYRDQQQFGEIQQAMASQRLYNYRLVPEARAALQYLEASGELGHFGTIALYDLGSSGLTISVIDRGTGQVLLAERTIDISGDDFDRLISDNQLAKQGVDIADNQELSEFTARCRVAKEQLSTSGAVCLPGDGGVILISREAFESLVTVPIEYSARLVRDVIGRSPKHVDALFLIGGGARIPLVESILSAWIGLPVVTPANPESVAARGAALLATPVADAPRQPTPQPGVRQSPSGPASLTGAPDWLSPEPVADKPADSKRKVRGAVLVAGGLVAVAALGLSLGYGGSSTEPTSAPAETSTPATADPTTPRTSAPTTTAPPTTTVPPTTEAAQAPARTYSEPEYVPPVAPAPAPAPPPLIPGLPQIQLPQIQLPPPPVIELPRF
- a CDS encoding low molecular weight phosphatase family protein — its product is MRVLFVCTGNICRSPTAERLAAAFAREGGFELTASSAGTQGLTGHAMDPTAATVLTQLGGDPDGFVARRLTPAIAADADLVLTMTAAHRDAVLALAPRQMRRTFTLLEAAGLAAASGAHSIATLADARAVHRVDTLDIGDPYRRDHSVYEQAGELIAETLPHVLRLSTQ